The Brassica oleracea var. oleracea cultivar TO1000 unplaced genomic scaffold, BOL UnpScaffold01026, whole genome shotgun sequence DNA segment cgactgaatcccgtacAAACAAAAACTGGCTATATTCGTTATCTATTATTGACAGTTTTTTCCAAATAATCAAagtttaaaaagagaaagaagaatcaCTTTCTATGGAGAAACAATGTTGCGAATCGATAGTTAGGTGCGTGAATTAAGTTAATCTGTTTCTTAAGAATGTCTCAAAACTTTAGAACGACTGGATTTGAATAGGGAGCATGTTCTTGACACGAATTAGATCTCAGATGAAATATGTATCCTTGTTCAAGTTTATTTAATAGATTTGTTAAGTCAATTTCCTtccaatttaaatttacatattaatttatttttatgctaGTTTTTCAGGGAAAGTAGCGAGTGTTTTGTAAGTAATAAATTTCGATTCATTAGATTTTAGCCTTCTCATGATCCCTATTCCATAATGGCAGGCTAATTAAAGTGTTCGACTTACTTTGATCagttttatgaaataatttagCTGAAGTTGCAAATGTTGAAAAGTCAAACCACGTGCacaaaaaaaagtcaaaccAAATACAGAGTGGTGAtcacatacaaaatataaatattcacACAAGGCTTTTGCAACACAAGAATAGTAGAAGTGATAACCATAAGAACTCGCAACAAAATGTTGAATCAAATGTCAAATATTTTCAAGCGAACTTCTTAGCCAAAGATAAAAGACGGTCACCGAGATCCAACGGCCTGGAAATCATGACCATATGATCAGAATCCTGGATATGCTCCACATGATTAGGAGGATTGTTCTTGATCATCCAGAGTTGGAACTCTTTCATCAATGTTTTGCCTTTCTCGGACACTACAAAGATCCGATTTACCGATCCGTATCTCTCGGGCGTGAGCACAAGACTTGTGTCTATATCTTCGTTGCTGAATAAGCGCTGTGGCCGAACCAATGCACCCGCCAATTCAACGTCCTTCAAATCATACATGGTGCGGGTCCAAAAGTGGTTATATATAAGtagagaaaaatgaaaatgaaaaaattatttccAGTTATGTGATAAATTTTGTGTATGTTTTTACCTCTCTCGGACTAAGGTCATACATATTTAAAGAAAGGAAAAGTGGACCTCCAATGGAAAGAGTAGGGGGGTTATTAGGACCATCTCCAAATATAAACTTCATGTCTAGTAATGGAGCTTGCCACCTCACCAACttacaaaaagtttaaaagtgtTACACGatgattattaattttgaaactacGATCAATGTTACTCTAGAAGtgaaaatatgtaattagtAGCATACCCCTTTAGAAAGAAACGTGAAATTGAAGGTTGGGCCAGGCATTAGGGCAGTAACGAAAATAGCCATATGAACCTTATCATGGAATAACTCCATGGCCTTGGAAATAGCAAGCCCACCAAAACCATGTGCCACCAGAATCACCTTCTCATCCACGTTTAGACTATTCATTAGGTCCATCAGTGGCTCAATATACTCGTTGATCGACAAGAGAGTTTCAGCCCGACTTAGATCGATCCCGGATGCAGCTAAGTCGACTGCAGTTACGTTGTGTCCTTGAGATTTCAATATTGGTATGAGTTTATACCAACACCAAGCGCCGTGACCGGCCCCATGAACCAGCACGAAATGGGCATGGCCATGTTGTGGTGTGGCGGAGATAGGATGGTAGTATAGACTGATCAAGAATGTAACAAGAATCAGGGCTAAGTATTTGTTGGTTTGGCTCTCCATTATTTTCAAGTTATTGGGAGGATGTGATGAACATATATTGCCTTTACAAAACAGTTATATAGTAGAACTAAATAACAAGGCGTTGACAAATTGAACAATTCTTATCTTTATGTCATCACAAGTATATTACTTGATAATTCTTAAAAGGAATTATAGAAACAGATATAGTGTACtaatgaaatcatttttttgatatccttgaaaattttcttttagtgCTATACTACTAATAAAGACTTTGtcttaacaatttttttccaGCAATTCGTATATCTAAACGGATTTTGAcgttttattttgttagtttactTGATCacatcgtttttttttaagaaacagtttcCATCATGCTTACAAAAGAAACAGCCCATAGTATCAGCAATTCTAGGACAAAATATTCGTATTTGTTTTAACGTTTCTGAAAGTAGAAACGCAAACGCCAACTAGAAGAAACATGTTCACAACACGAAAAAGAGTTTCTTACCTTTTTTCCAGTGTGTAAAAATTATCGGTCGTTTAAAATTTGAgtgtggtaaaaaaaaaaaaaaattttaaaggcGTTGTCAAGGAATTCTAAATCATTAAAAACGTTAGTCTATATAATTTTCGTTTTGtcaaaatagaaaaggaaaaataggtggtttctgttataaaccaagcagtgatcgacccatatcaGGCCCAAACCGTCCGGTCCATCAGCTATCCATCAGGTCCATTCGCTAATGATTTAGGCGAATGAGAATTTACGTTTATCTATATTTGATGTTTATtcttttccatatgtatttaAGATAAGTACTATTTCCTATTCCTATTAggaataagatttttttttcttttatgacggtctaaataagacggtttaaataagacggtctaatacttgtataaatatagacttctggtcatgagtaataataGGCTTACACAACATCTCTTTTATaccacgttatcagcacgatagcctctaaccctAAGCTCCCACGAAATTCCTTAAACTCAACTGAATATCACAAACCCCTAATTCCGGcggaacttcaaagagatcgttctcccaaaccgtgaggacccagacgacgagcaatatatcaaattgaagctctcgCCGAGACGAATGAGACgctgcaaaccgcttgtcgatccgATCACTGACGCGCCATCACGCTCTGCTACAGTATGCatcgccgatttgctttggaaccctaatcatTTTCCTAACCCAAAtccgagctctctctctcgcttGAAGTTAGCTCTTTCTAGACGTGATCAAGTAAACCAGACGTTCTCCTTCTTCCCTGTTCATGATCCGACCAAGCAAGCAGCCCGTCCGCGACCCGACTCCAAGAACGATCAGCTCGCGGCCTCCttctctctttggtggtccaaaTCTACACTCCATAAGTTTCTAAAGGTAAAACTCGAAACTTAAAAGAACCTAcactgaatttggttgattgataaagatctgaaccattaaaatttgaagaaccctaatctaGGATAATAGAAACCCTAACATATGGAACTAAGTTTTGGTTAGATTGTTTTCCTGTTAAGTTGATAGATCAATGGctgttagggttgctagaacatTGANNNNNNNNNNNNNNNNNNNNNNNNNNNNNNNNNNNNNNNNCTTGCTGGAAAATTTCCTTTTactgttaggattgctagagaattgctaaaattgactgattggtctgatttaattcttttgtaaagcttgatattgataaaatcaaaccaaaaaaaatgggCCTTGAAACCCTAATATGATCTGATGATACTTGCATTattattctgattgcttgatcatactaaatgttttaagaaaagtaaaacataagaattatTGACCTGGTCTCACATTGATTAAAAATCGGCCTGAATGTGACTGTTGTTATGATTGATGCTTTGATTGCATTCAGATATAAAATCCGACCTCTAGGGTTGTTGCATCACAATTTTATAAGGCCGTCTGGCCTAAAGCATCATATAGACCTCGTATACTTGTTTTCTCGCACCATGGTCGAGTAGTTAATTGTTTGGTTGAGAGACTTGTGAAACCGTatgcattgattttattgacTCGGTTGCATCTTGAACTgtttaataatatgtttcagATGTCGAAATTTGAGCCTTAGGAttatgctgccctaaatctctctgaagataattatctaaaatgggtaatgaacacttcagttgccctgaagtctagaggactcgggaaatgtatcattCTCACTGATGGCAATAATgcaattgaaagtgaaaagcataAAGCCATAAAAattatcatctcactgaggatctGAGAGATCAGTACTTAAATattgaggatccttgtgacctttggacaaaacTAAATTCCAGATACTCAATGGCGTTATGGCGAAAAGCCATGAATGAGTGGAAGATTCTCAGGTTCCAGGATTTTGAATCTGTTGACGAATATAGTTCTGCTCTGATGAAAATCGCctatagtcttgaactatgtggtgaagtggtaacaaatgaggatttactatataaaagctattccacattccatccaaaggatTTGTTGTTATCACATAAGGCTAAGggtttcaccacctataatgACCTATTGTCATGCCTATTGGCAACTGGGCAAAGAAAGCAGAAAGTTATAGATACCATTAGCAGATTTGaaaaacttcagaaaagatacattgagcaACGAAACAGTGAGTTGTGACCTCTTGAAGCCAATGAGGCTAAAAATGATAAGGAGAAATCCAAGGAAGCCGTGTGGAAATGTATGGATTGTGAGGCCGGCTTGGCTTATACATTGACTAAAGAAACGAGATTTCGACattctgattttatgttttatgttttgctttgatttgcttgtcatttacaattttatagcaATAATAAGAGTTGtttttagttatcatttttgatttgcttgatgatttcttgattgataaatgacaatgaaaacttaataaaaggataGCCTGTCTATTACGCATTGCCTAAAGGGGCACAAATTTATTTACCCAATAAAagacccattgagttataaaGACTTGAGCATGAATGGTTTCCACANNNNNNNNNNNNNNNNNNNNNNNNNNNNNNNNNNNNNNNNNNNNNNNNNNNNNNNNNNNNNNNNNNNNNNNNNNNNNNNNNNNNNNNNNNNNNNNNNNNNNNNNNNNNNNNNNNNNNNNNNNNNNNNNNNNNNNNNNNNNNNNNNNNNNNNNNNNNNNNNNNNNNNNNNNNNNNNNNNNNNNNNNNNNNNNNNNNNNNNNNNNNNTCCAGGTCTTTAAAAATTGATGCATATATTACaaaaggcacaaagagttatcccataaaatctcacgttgtgtaacatgtacacaagggaaactcattaggctctATTGTCCCAAGTACCACatgattatagtatgtccatgagggggaGTGAGGACAAACTGTGATCCATGAACATACTACAAATCCGTGTGACATGGTCTATGACCATAGTAATACTTGGCCGAATTCTTTATAGTAAGACTTGGCCGAATTCTTTATACTACAAAGGCCACCTAATGCTTGGGGACACAAGGATTTACATGTGTAAGgttaatatgcatcaggccatataagtgagcatagataatCCCATCTCAGaatgaatacgggtcataaaccagacatataccatcctaagagattttgaaaaaaccaccacatacatatgtgcCATCTAGGATGGAATCTCAGAAGAGGATGAGAAaaagattgggaatatatgttggatagcAACATGTCATTCTCCCACGTTTTTTAAGAGGCCTTgtgccaaatatgggtgatcaaattatggccaggtacacggatcgCATGACTgatgaatccgactatccaacatcaGGGGGAGAAAgaaataagctggtaaaagagaataagagaaatagaatggtatttaccatcattgtcttggcaagatcttcgaactagaaaatatgatttaagacgtccaaagaatgTGATCAAATGAGTTAGCAGAACTAGATGCCAGACACattgacccgaaaagaaaagaatgactaagtcataccagcttagcaccacgaatttgatgtcctaagagacacaatcaagttgctacagtgtccatacaagatagaccaataagttccaaaagataagaaacctcggaaagaaatgaaaggtgcatagaatgataCAAATCCGAGTTCAAAGGAAACCAGTCCAGATAGAGAGATAAGGCTGGCCAGCTAAACATcaaaggtaccaaaccatgtagtttgggaTGCCAAACTGTAAGGTAgtaaaggtcctggataataagatttcaaatctattagatcatgtctggaacactaTGGAACTACATAAGAGTGTTAACACCAATGATGTATTTACATATAAGAGAGCTCATTTAAGAAAGTAGCACTTTAGTTTAAAGATAtaaagcgaggatcatgaacccacgtaagagtactcataaagaaCAAAGATCAGATTAAAAGAAAACGTGAGGTTTAAAGAAGAGATGGGCGCATTGGCCAAATATatagaaacgccatctgatgaTATAGACCAGTggataaatgggtcttgtgagggaaagaAAACCGTGAGATGTGGAACGTGACCAAGTAGTCAAGAGGTCGTTCACACTACTACTTACAGCATTCAAAGAAtggcttgttacacaaggatactcataGAGACcaaaggaacagattataaggaaatgtgctcctatgtggtggatgctactacacaAACTCGAAATTGATGAAGtctggaaacaaaagaaataatgatgtagtaagcagtatattgatcactggataaagaaaataaaggtaccagaaagatgagaaaagaagTTCTCAAAGAACAGCATTGTTgctaagctgttcatggactgaagCAAAAGCAGTTGCATTGAATATGATAAGACTAAGTAAAACTTAGTGAAGGAGTTCGATAAAGAACAATCCAAATCAGtccatatattcttataaaagaaatcccttgtgtttataataaatcagcACTGCAAGTAGGTCATGAGATGCCATCAAACTAGTATGAGACTGCGATGTTTTTCAAGTAATAAGATTATAGTATGAGACTGCAATGTAAGCACAAGCCATTATGTTTATATCAGTGGATAAAAGGAAACCATAATGGTCCAAGAGAGTGACCAGAAGTATGTCTGGTCGAGGTCAAATGGATATGGCATTGCTGATAGCAAGAAAGATCGATAACCATGTATAAAGGTCCTTGATGACTGCAGATTCATAGTTTGatgagattataaaactcattgCAGCAATGATTATTAACGATGTGACCTTAGACACTCGTGGGGTATGGACGAGTATAGACAAGGTCTATAACTCAACATGGATCGACCAATGAAGAAAGATCGGCTATAATGGATAAGCCATTAGCACATACGGGTGATGTATGTCCGAATGGACGAAGGCATGTCCGTGAGAAGCCAAGTGATTCGTATGTGTTtgggtcgatgactcaatatatattaaagtgtcCACGGTATGGCAAAGCCATGTGACTAGAGGATCNNNNNNNNNNNNNNNNNNNNNNNNNNNNNNNNNNNNNNNNNNNNNNNNNNNNNNNNNNNNNNNNNNNNNNNNNNNNNNNNNNNNNNNNNNNNNNNNNNNNNNNNNNNNNNNNNNNNNNNNNNNNNNNNNNNNNNNNNNNNNNNNNNNNNNNNNNNNNNNNNNNNNNNNCGTTCAAGAAGCTCAAAGGACTACNNNNNNNNNNNNNNNNNNNNNNNNNNNNNNNNNNNNNNNNNNNNNNNNNNNNNNNNNNNNNNNNNNNNNNNNNNNNNNNNNNNNNNNNNNNNNNNNNNNNNNNNNNNNNNNNNNNNNNNNNNNNNNNNNNNNNNNNNNNNNNNNNNNNNNNNNNNNNNNNNNNNNNNNNNNNNNNNNNNNNNNNNNNNNNNNNNNNNNNNNNNNNNNNNNNNNNNNNNNNNNNNNNNNNNNNNNNNNNNNNNNNNNNNNNNNNNNNNNNNNNNNNNNNNNNNNNNNNNNNNNNNNNNGGAACCGGATGtatcgatcaagggggagtgttataaaccaagtggtgatcgacTCATATCAGGCCCAAACCGTCTGGTccatcagctatccatccggcccattcgctaatgacttaggcgaatgagagtttacatttatctatacttgatgtttatccttttccatatgtatctaggataagtactatttcatattcctattaggaataggatttccttttctcttatgacggtctaaataagacggtctaatacttgtataaatatagacctctggtcatgagtaataataGGGTTACACagca contains these protein-coding regions:
- the LOC106320699 gene encoding methylesterase 3-like encodes the protein MESQTNKYLALILVTFLISLYYHPISATPQHGHAHFVLVHGAGHGAWCWYKLIPILKSQGHNVTAVDLAASGIDLSRAETLLSINEYIEPLMDLMNSLNVDEKVILVAHGFGGLAISKAMELFHDKVHMAIFVTALMPGPTFNFTFLSKGLVRWQAPLLDMKFIFGDGPNNPPTLSIGGPLFLSLNMYDLSPREDVELAGALVRPQRLFSNEDIDTSLVLTPERYGSVNRIFVVSEKGKTLMKEFQLWMIKNNPPNHVEHIQDSDHMVMISRPLDLGDRLLSLAKKFA